One window of Choloepus didactylus isolate mChoDid1 chromosome 26, mChoDid1.pri, whole genome shotgun sequence genomic DNA carries:
- the LOC119520885 gene encoding olfactory receptor 8H1-like — MGSWNNTNVPGFILMGLTDCEEIQQVLFLLFLLIYLITLLGNAGMILIIFLNLQLHTPMYFFLSQLSFLDLSYSTVITPKTLENILTSNKYISFMGCFTQMYFLVFLGVTEFYLLTSMAYDRYVAICNPLQYPVVMSMRFCCALITVAYVTGFTNFLVNVLFMNTLHFCSSNVIHHFFCATTPILALSCTETHDTEIMIFILFGFTVMVSLLTISVSYVAILSTILKINSTSGKWKAFSTCASYLLGVTIFYSTTVFTYLKPKRSYSLGKDQVDFVFYTMMIPMLNPLIYCLRNKEVKNALIRVIQKREGSRQLK, encoded by the coding sequence ATGGGGAGTTGGAATAACACAAATGTGCCTGGCTTCATTCTTATGGGATTGACAGACTGTGAAGAGATCCAGCAGGTCCTCTTTTTGCTGTTTCTCCTTATATACCTGATTACTCTGCTGGGAAATGCAGGGATGATACTGATAATTTTCTTGAATCTCCAGCTTCACAcccctatgtatttttttctcagtcaGCTCTCATTCCTTGACCTCAGTTACTCAACAGTCATCACACCTAAAACCTTAGAGAACATACTGACTTCAAACAAGTATATTTCATTCATGGGCTGCTTCACCCAGATGTACTTTTTGGTCTTCTTGGGTGTCACTGAATTTTACCTTTTGACTTCAATGGCCTACGATCGCTATGTAGCTATCTGCAATCCTCTTCAATACCCAGTTGTTATGTCTATGAGATTCTGCTGTGCCCTCATCACTGTGGCCTACGTGACTGGCTTTACTAACTTCTTGGTCAATGTTCTTTTCATGAACACTTTGCATTTCTGCAGCTCCAATGTAATCCATCACTTTTTTTGTGCCACAACCCCAATTTTAGCCCTGTCCTGCACTGAAACTCATGATACTGAAATCatgatattcattttatttggCTTTACTGTAATGGTATCTCTTCTCACAATCTCTGTGTCCTATGTGGCCATTCTCTCTACCATCCTGAAAATCAATTCCACTTCAGGAAAGTGGAAAGCCTTCTCTACTTGTGCATCTTACCTCCTGGGAGTCACAATCTTTTACAGcactacagtttttacttatttaaaaccaaAGAGATCCTACTCCTTGGGAAAGGATCAAGTGGACTTTGTGTTTTATACAATGATGATCCCTATGCTGAATCCACTCATTTATTGTCTTAggaacaaagaagtgaaaaatgctCTCATTAGAGTCATACAGAAGAGAGAGGGCTCTAGGCAATTGAAATGA